TCCCAGGAACACACGGTGAAGAACTCGGAGTCGCCGACGCGGTGCACGGGAGCCTCGGCGCGCATCCGGTCGTAGACCGGATAGGGGTCCCGCACGCCTGCGGGACCGAACAGGGCCATCGAGTCATCGAGAACCGGCATGCACTGAGGCTGCTGCCGGCACTGCGGTGAGGTCAATGACCTGCGGCGAAGTCGCGACGCGCGGCATTGCCCGGGACGAGAAGTCCTTCTCAGCGCAGATCCCCCACCTGCGGGGCAGTGTGAGATTTTCGTGCTGATTTCTCTCATCATGAGAGACACTGCCTCAATGTCACGCAACGACTGGCTGGTCGGTGGGGATCGCGCGGACGCGGCCGCGGAGCGGATCTACGCCGGTGCGGCGGACCTCATCGCCCGCGAGGGCTACGACGCCTTCACCATCGACGCGTTGGCGGCCGCGGTGCACTGTTCACCGGCGACCATCTATCGGCACACCGGCGGCAAGACCGCGATCAGAGAGGCCGTCGTCGCCCGTCAGGCGCTGCTGGTGGTTGAGGAGGTGCGCACGGCGATCGAGGGCCTGACCGGAACAGAGCGGGCGGTGGCGGCCACCGTCGTTGCGCTACAGCGCATGCGGTCCGACCCCATTCGGCGCATCATGCGGACGTTGCCGCCTGGAAGCGACTGGTTGACCACGTCGCCGATCGTCACCGCACTGGCCGCCGAGATGCTCGGCCAGGACTCGCCCGACTCGGTGGACGCCCAGATGCTCATTCGCGTGTTCATGGCGTTGTGGTTCTGGCCGGTCAAAGATCCGGCGCAGGAGCGCGCCGTGGTGGAACGCCTGCTGGGCTCGGCGTTCGATCCCAGCCTGAGGCGCTGAGACTGCGATACTCGATGAATGCCTGACCGCAACGTGCTGGGCGGCCCACTGCAAGAGTGCGGAACCGACCCGATGACAGGGTTCTACCGGGACGGCTGCTGTTCGAGTGGTCCCGAGGACGTCGGCCTGCACACCATCTGCGCGGTGGTCACCGCCGAGTTCCTGGCGCACCAGCGCGAGATCGGCAACGACCTGTCCACACCCATGCCGGCCTACCGCTTCCCCGGCCTAGTCCCGGGTGACCGTTGGTGCGTGACCGCGGCCAACTGGCTGCGCGCGCATGAGGACGGCCGCGCCGCACCGGTGGTCTTGGCCTGCACGCACGAGCGCACCCTGGACGTCGTGCCGTTGGAGGTGCTGCGTGAGCACGCGGTGGACGTGCCCGACGATGCGGGCTCGCTGGGCTAGCCGAAGTTGGTGAAGGGGCTGACGGCGTCACGGGCGAACTGCACGATGTTGACCATCGGGTTGCCGTCCGGGTAGCTGACCGTGGCGAGCAGATTGCCGCCCGCGTCGACGAAGTTGCTGTCGGCCCGGCCCTGGTGGGTCGACGAGGTCACCAGGATGATGCCGGTGGCACCCGCGTTCTTGGCCAACGGCACGGAGAATCTCGCGTTCTGAACGGTGCTGTTGGCCTTGGGTTCGACGATGATCCGTCGACTCGGAAACCCAAGGGAGGTGAGCATTCTGCGCATCTGTTCGGCCTCTGTGATGCCGTTGCGCGGATTGCCGCCGGTGACGATGATGGGCGACTGCGGGAAGAACTGCGCGACCGCCAGGCCGGTGAGCACACGGCGACGCAGGATGGTCTGCATCGTGCCGTCAGCATTCAATCCGTAGCCCAGGATCACGATGGCCGGCTTGGTGAAGTCCTTGGCCGCGGGCGTGGGCGCCGCGACCGCGGGCGCCGGGGCGATCTGGCCGAGAGTTGCCGCCATCGCGAGCGCCATTGCGGCGACCGCACCCTTCCATCGACTGCGCATGCCGGTGTAGTCGTTGCGGAAGTGTCAATTGTTACCGACGGGACTCACCCGCCCGCGGCCTGACGCGCCTCACGCTCCTCGTGGATGCGGACGAGCTCGCGGAATCCGAGGCGGTGGTACTTCGGAACGGGCTGAATGCCCCACTCGTCCTGCGCGGTGTCCTTACCCTCAGCGCCCTCGGGCGGCCCGAGGGGCGGATAGGGGTACTTGCACTCCAACGTGTCGTCGGAGTACCGCACCTTGAGCAGCTCACTGCAGACCTCGGTCAGGCTCAACGTCGGGTAGCCGTAGTAGACCGCCATGAACGGCAGCGTGAAGGCGCCTTCGATCACCAGCGCGACCAGGCAGACCAGCACGGCCCGCTTGATCCACTTGTGCATGCGCGCGTAGTAGGGCGTGGTGCCGGGCGGCAGGTCGGCGGCCGCGTCCTGCTCCTCGATTCCTGACGGCGTGCTCACAGTGTTCTCCTTGCCACTCAGTCGGTGAAGATCTCGCGGTTGACCGTGTGCAGATACGGGATCGCGAGGAACGGCGTGATGTAGAAGATGTCGTAGAGCCACCACCCGATGACCGGGAAAACCACACCGGCGTAGCGGATGTCGGCGAACATCGTCATGTTGGTGATGTAGGCGACCCAGATGACCACGCCCATCCAGCACGTCACGACCATCCACTGATGGCCCCACCGCTTCATCTGCAGGAAACCGATCGCCGCCGCGACGCGCATCGCGAACACCGTGAAGATCAGCCCCACGACGTAGGACTTCTCCCCCGGGGCCGCCGATCCGCCGACCCAGAGTTCGTTGTAGTGCCAGAAGTAGCCGGCGTCGAACATGTTGCCCCACCCGATCATCAGCACGCGATTGATCAGGGTGTGGTTGGCCACCAGGTCCAGTGCCCAGCCGAGGCTGTTGAGCATGCCGTCGATCAGCACCAGATAGCCGATCAGCGTGACGATCATGGGCCGCACCGACAGCCCGGACTTCAGCGCCTGCCGCTGCAGCCAGACGCCGCGCATGAAGATGGGAAACCCGATCAGACCCGGCGCCCACATCCCCATGAGCGCGGCCCCGGTGATCATCCACTTGTCGGCCCTGCGCTGCGCGAGTCTCGACTCGTCGTGGTGATCCTCGAGGCTGCCGGCCTGCACTGGGACACTCACAGGTCCCACCAACCCCTGGTGAACGACATGTACAGCTGGATGAGGAACATCGTCAGCAGATAGCCGTAGATGACGATCTGGAAGACGATGAGCGCCCTCTTGCGCTTGCGCTCCTTCTGGTCGACCATGTCCCGAACTCCTCCCTAATGTGGCTGTGCACCTGCG
The DNA window shown above is from Mycolicibacterium confluentis and carries:
- a CDS encoding YdcF family protein — translated: MRSRWKGAVAAMALAMAATLGQIAPAPAVAAPTPAAKDFTKPAIVILGYGLNADGTMQTILRRRVLTGLAVAQFFPQSPIIVTGGNPRNGITEAEQMRRMLTSLGFPSRRIIVEPKANSTVQNARFSVPLAKNAGATGIILVTSSTHQGRADSNFVDAGGNLLATVSYPDGNPMVNIVQFARDAVSPFTNFG
- a CDS encoding DUF2237 family protein, coding for MPDRNVLGGPLQECGTDPMTGFYRDGCCSSGPEDVGLHTICAVVTAEFLAHQREIGNDLSTPMPAYRFPGLVPGDRWCVTAANWLRAHEDGRAAPVVLACTHERTLDVVPLEVLREHAVDVPDDAGSLG
- a CDS encoding TetR/AcrR family transcriptional regulator — encoded protein: MSRNDWLVGGDRADAAAERIYAGAADLIAREGYDAFTIDALAAAVHCSPATIYRHTGGKTAIREAVVARQALLVVEEVRTAIEGLTGTERAVAATVVALQRMRSDPIRRIMRTLPPGSDWLTTSPIVTALAAEMLGQDSPDSVDAQMLIRVFMALWFWPVKDPAQERAVVERLLGSAFDPSLRR